The Desertibacillus haloalkaliphilus genome has a window encoding:
- a CDS encoding PD-(D/E)XK nuclease family protein translates to DNGLTNEAAIREAVREEEEQWTNMSMYEHEMNILMNSYTDEVKQGLGETIETEWPFVTSIEGVDIIGEIDKVTRRNSGYHIIDFKTNKIFQSGSELVDLYWSQLYLYKLAYEQESG, encoded by the coding sequence AGATAATGGATTAACGAACGAAGCAGCGATTAGAGAAGCTGTTCGTGAAGAAGAAGAGCAATGGACCAACATGTCTATGTATGAGCACGAAATGAATATACTCATGAATAGTTATACTGATGAAGTTAAACAGGGCCTTGGAGAGACTATAGAAACAGAATGGCCGTTTGTTACTTCGATTGAAGGTGTAGATATTATCGGAGAAATTGATAAAGTGACGAGAAGGAATAGTGGATATCATATTATTGATTTTAAAACAAATAAGATCTTTCAATCAGGAAGTGAATTAGTAGATCTCTACTGGTCACAGCTTTATTTATATAAATTAGCTTACGAGCAAGAATCAGGT